The Thermoproteales archaeon genome segment TTTTACTTGAAAAGCCACTTTTCCCTGGCCATGTTTAATGCTTTCGCCGAGGAATTTCCGTTCCCCTTAACCAACTCAGCCGCTGCAGCTATCTCGTCTGCCATGGCTATTCTCTTTACTTTTAATTCGTAGCCTTTCCAATCTTTAGTTCCTCTATAGTCTCTAAAGGATGCTATTCCAGATAATCCTATAGCCATGTCTACTTGTCCCTCGCGCAATGGTCTTCCATAAGTGTCAGTGATAATTACAGCTACGTTTTTTCCTGTTAGCGCCTTTATTGCTTCTCGAATCTTTCTTGCAGATTCATCGGGGTTATCTGGAAGTAAAACGACTATATCTTCTCTTCCGGCTACGTTCGACTTGTCTATGCCAGCGTTTGCGCACACTATTCCATGCTTGGTTTCTACTATTAAATGCCTTTTCTCCACTTTTACTAGGTTTCTAGATTCGTTAAGTACCAGTTGAACCAGCCTGGGGTCCTTCCTTGTTTTAAGAGCTATTTCTTCGGCTTCCTTACTAACTTTAACATTATCTAGAAAAACTATTTTATTCTCAGCTTTTGACACTATTTTTGATGATACTACTACGATGTCGCCATCCTCAATGTTTACCCCTTCATTTTTCGCACATTTAACTACAATTTCTGCGAGATTATCACCAGGTTTTATTTCAGGAACTCCTTCGAGACCATACACTTCTATTTTTCTAGCCATATATTATCACTAAAATTCTAAATTTTAAGGTCAACTTGCGATAAATCTTATAAGCTTTTGCTTCTTCCGTTATTCGCTGGAATAGCGTTAATTCCTGAAGCATTTTTCAAAAACCCTTTCTTTCTTAGCTCTATCTCGGAGAAACCTTTTATCTTCAATATCAATTTTTTAAATAACCAAGGAAATTATTTATTCAGATATCATGGATTTAGGGCTGCTATTATGAGAAGGGCGAGATTTTCAGAAAGATGCCTGATAATTTCATATCTCAGATGTGCAAGAAAATTTTTCTCGAATAGAGAATTAGCGGAAGCTTTAGAAATTCCAGAACCCGTACTTTCCCGTTATGTAACTGGAAATTCTCTGCCAAACGAGAAAAATACAAAAAAGCTACT includes the following:
- the cofE gene encoding coenzyme F420-0:L-glutamate ligase encodes the protein MARKIEVYGLEGVPEIKPGDNLAEIVVKCAKNEGVNIEDGDIVVVSSKIVSKAENKIVFLDNVKVSKEAEEIALKTRKDPRLVQLVLNESRNLVKVEKRHLIVETKHGIVCANAGIDKSNVAGREDIVVLLPDNPDESARKIREAIKALTGKNVAVIITDTYGRPLREGQVDMAIGLSGIASFRDYRGTKDWKGYELKVKRIAMADEIAAAAELVKGNGNSSAKALNMAREKWLFK